The sequence ttttgTCAAccttttaaaatataataaagatCAAATGCAGGGGCAATTTTACATATACAAGTGGCGCACGCTTTGTGCTGTAGGCCAACatgtgatgaatgaatgaacctaAGGCCATTAGGGCCGTTCAATTGTGTGTTCAGTTCAAAACCCATCTAGAATGTCCACATAAAGGCACACACATTGCAGCGTAgagataaagaaaaataaaataaacgcatgCTGTGAAACTGCACTTTTATCTTCAAAgatcactgtgtgtgtgtgtatgtgtttgtgtgtgggtttAAAACAGCACAACTGCGGTAGTGCGGGTAACCTTTATCACTTGGTGGCACACACGAAGGGCACATGTCCATTTTGGCAGACTGCCAGTATGCGTGTGCTTGTGGGTCTGatggagagagagcgagggggggtgagagagagagagagagagagagagagagagcaaaagaGAGAGAAGCATTTATTTGGTCTAAATTCTAGTTGACTGTCACCTAATTGTCAGCATAGTTTGCCAAATTCCCCAAAACAGTCAACTAGATGCGCCAGTTCTTATGCCAAGAGCATGTTGACCAATCTACCAAACTAGGGCCCAGATGATGACGGTACGATAAAGGTACAATGGTGGATGCCCGGAGTCCGCTGACCCATTCAGCCCCCCCCGGACGCCCTTGATGTAGAGCTAGGACAGAGTTTAGAGAGAGGATagtgagagaagagagagagcgagatgaGAGAGAGGGAGATGAAGAGGAGCGTGAGAATCACCGCGTTGCGCTGCAGTGTTCAGCTGCATTCATTGCGCGCACGCGTGTTGGCGTGATGGTTCTGATCGGCGCAGCCATCAAAGGCGTCTTCAAGTATCTCAAAAAGAACACGGGTGAGTTTATTCTCATCTGTGCATGCTTGCTGTGTGaccgtttttttgtaaaggaCAACTTCGGGTGCATGAAACAGTGGTTACCATAGCAACCACCTCAGTACCTGTGTCGAGGTCCACCGCAGAACGGCGGCCTGATTTCTTCCTCCTGTCTGCAGCAAAGGAGGACGACCGCTGGTCCATCCACTACACTACCCAGAAGCCCCAGCAGGGTCTCTTCTTCATCCGTGCAAAAAAGCAACACGCGAGCGCCGAGGACTTGCAAGGTCAGAGTTGATTCAAGATTGAATACATGTGACAAGATCATACGGGACGTGGGCACTGTAATTTAACATTACGTTGATTTCAATGACACTactgccttgagatatgagctaAATTCCTTACATgaccattaggggtgtgccaaaaaatcgattcataaaagaatcaagattctcatttattaatcgaattgaatcgatattaatatccaaaaatcgattttatttaaattagaaatgaagaagaaggggaaaaggcagttgtagcccacatgctgtttttgtggaaaaaaagccacatacaatacaaaattaataaatgtttaaacaaaaaaaaaagacactttaatgtctctatttgtcattttgttttgcaaagcagactggagaaGAACATGACAATTTTGTGCATatataaattgaagcagaagtcatttgtcaatcaaataattttgaatcgaaaatcgtttgaatcgagaattgaaaaacgattctgaatcgaatcgtagacccaaaaatcgtaatcgaatcgaatcgtgagacagtcaaagattcccagctctAGTGACCATGTTTGTATCTCGAGAGTTTTACTATCATTGTTCCCATTAAATTTAagcctcttattttttttttttttttttttttttttttttttttttttttaaagaattgttcGAGTTGTTTGCTGCCACTATACAGTATTCTATCTACAtcactgcaaactacaaccacaatgataaaataacataaaactgaatggaaattATATAAATGTCATGAACTGATGTTGATTAAAAACTTTATGCAATAAATGAATTCCAAAACAAATCTCCAAATGGCCTGTTGACATTGTACCACGAGGAAGGTTttggacaaaacaaaatgtttttttttttttttatgctgtatGTGTGTCTTGCAGCATATAGCAGCGTGACTCAGCATGGAGACAGCAAACCTACCACCTCTCTGCTCTGCACCCCGAGCCCCACCTCCTTCACATCGCCAGGACTCTGCCAATCAGAGGGCAGGGTGCACAGGCGATGGAGAGACAAAAGCAGGAAGGTGGTGAGAGAGATTGACAAGGCTGCAAattgaaacacaaacacagtcAGTGTTCAACATAAATGAGTCCAACCCGAtagatttgtgagaaaaaaaataaatcttgattGTGCTTTTATAATGAATATTTTCTATGGTATTGTACGCTACAAAATGCTCCTATGAATATGCATCAGTTTATACAGCGCTTGTTCTCATTTCACCTTTGGTTGCGATTGATTGGTGACCAGTGCAAGGCTCAGCCCCAGCTGACCCCTGACCCTAAAGAGAACCACTGTGATAGAAAATGGAAAGGATGGATGATTGATCACTCAATGAATGCAAAACCTACTTTTCGAGGGGGTGCACTTATTTATGTTGTCCATTGAACATCATGAGCATGAGACTTAACTTTACtgcatcacatttaaaatggagGTCTTTACTATTCAATTACACACAACTGTACAAGCTCCATTTGAAGGTCTGTAGTTAAATGTCTAATTTGCTTTAGTCGTCTCACTGTCTCTTCTTCTATCCGTCCTTTTGTCGCCTCAGAGGTCCACATTTTGGGACTTTCTCTCTCAGTCGTGCTTTTCTGTTTGTCTCGAGTCGTCAGTTTGGAGAAGAAAGGTAAACATGGACCCCTAGAATAGACTATAGAGTAGAACAGTGCCTTGACCCAGAGTTGTTCCCCCAACATAATACGTATGTACCTTAATCCAGATGGGTTTTGGAAAAACAACAGTTCTCTGACTGTTAAGTTTTCGggccttgatttaaaaaataaataaataaataaataaataataataataataataataataataataaaaatatttttattattattattattattattattattattgttattattattattattattattattattatatattaattaatactTAATTCGGGTAAGTTTCTCAGACATCATCTGCCTCCACTATTGAAAATAATCTGAAACCTAAAGCTAGTGTGCACACATAttttaacatcttaaaaatatatcacagattatttcattttaatttcattttttaaaatgtacttgAAGTGTCAGAGAAATCTAATAATTGggtatttgctgactttgactGGAAATTGTGGAAATCTCATTAGTATGCGTACACCCTGCTTAAAAGGTTAAAGCAAGCTTGAAAGAATTTAAAGGGGAaaacaaccttaaacatttcttgacaatatgttatatgtcacctaactagtttaaacatgacattctgattaattaatattacatttatggaatataAGTTAAGCAGTAAAATACAGCCGTTTTCATCagtatcagaaggcagccattttgccacttgctgtcgagtgaaaatgacatcacagttgctcaggtctccggctacaaccaatcacagctcagcttcagaaaaagctgtgattggtcattgcctcaGCCTTGAGGaattgtcatcttcagtcaacagcaagtggcaaaacagCCACCCcctcgagatggataaaaacggctggattttgctgcttaactcgtattccactaacacaatattaaccagaatattgtatttagactagtggggttgcatagaacatattattgtcaagaattttttctttTGAGTAGACTTCTCCTTTAAGTACGTTTCAACTATCTGAGTGACTGTTCCAGCGGTTCAATCCAACCCGTCCCCGATAGATTAGACTAAATTTAAAGTAGACTTACCCAGGAGAATAAACCAAGATGTTGTCTCAGTCCTCAGCCTCCTCGGATGAAGAGGAAACGGTCATCCTCAACGACACACGTCCTCTGACCCCACTCGTCCTCAACCCAATTGATCTCACCACCTGTTGGGACGTCTTTGCTTGCGAGACGGAGCTTGGCGTGAAGGCAGAGGCCATCCCCCGACTCCCGACCCCAGAGGAGAAGATGAGGCAACAGGCAGATGCTGTGACAGCTGAAATAGTTACGATCAACGTAACAGGTGGGCACCGAGCCTGGTTTCAGGTTAGGATGCGATTTGGGCCTTAGTTGAAATGGAAAGTGAAGCACAATCCAAGTCAAGGTTGAAAAATGATTTGAGCTTCCACTTGTGTTCGGGCCATGATGAGTCTTAATCGAACATTTTGTATCTTCAACATTGGCGACAGGTCAGAGTTTTGATCGCCAGGCCAGCTTCAGAAAAGTGGCTTGCAACACAGACTCCTCATCCCGCCACCATCGGAATCTAAGCCGCCGCATGACACATGTCACTGAGAACCCTGTCGATGTCATCAATAAACAAGGTAACACTCTAGTTCAatgattcccaaccactgtgCAACCATCAGGTGTCATGTGGGAAATTATGAAATTTCACCAAAAGCGGAAGTTAACCTGAAAATAATTTCAtgacagtaatatgttctgtgcagccccactagtctaaattcggtattctggttaatattgcgttagtggaataagagttaagtagcaaaatccagcagtttttatccatctctgggggaggccattttgccgcttgctgttgactgaagatgacatcacagttgcttagggcCCAGGCAGCAACCAATCACCTGTTTTATGAAGGTAAGCTGTGATTGTtttttacctgagacctgagcaactgtgatgtaattttcactcgacagcaagtgtcaaaatggccgccccctgagatggataaaaacgatggattttgctgcataacccaCACATACATGGGGACAACCTACAAACTCCACACGGGAAGGCTGAAGCCTAGAAACAAACACCAAACCACACAACTCTGAAACAGCTATGCCGCCTCaattaaaatatttgtgttGTACTCAACAGTATGACACAACTGAACTGTAGGGATTCTTATGTATGACCAAAGGAACCTCTTTActacactttgagaatcactagCCTCAATGAAGTTGGGAAACATCTCTAGTTCCTCCTCATTTCACCATATTTCATAACATTTCCTCCTGTTTTCCACTTCAGATTCACCTGCAGATCAATGCTCCCGAGCCTCTCCACTTGTCCaacaggaagaggaggagttTGTCATCAAGAAACGCGAGTCACTGGCGAGGAAGATCCGAGCCCCGAGAGGGGAGGGGATAGCCAGCCTCATGATGTCCCTCACCTCACCACGGGTCGACAGCCTCTCCTGCTCCTCTGACTTCCGCAGCTTGCCCCGCATGGCCACCAGCTCCTCTCTGGACTCAGACGCCAGCTGGAACAGTGTCTCTTACAGGACACTCAGCGCCTCCTCATCCTGTTCACAGGTCAGTTTCAACGAGACATTCTGTCAGCTGACTTTGTCTTCATGGTGTATCTTTTCTTTGATTGTCTTGACTGTTTTACATTGTATAGAAAACAAGCAAGTTATGAGATAAGTCTCCCTTGAGGACAAATAAGTTTTCTAAGACTTTGTCCTATCTATAGGATTTTCCCAGTGACCTTCAGCCCCTGCTGCCCTGTCACTTAAGCGCAAGGGTTATTCCTCAGTGTTCTTCCCCCTCTCATCTCAGCAACCCTCCCTCTCCCCGGAAGTGGGGGCCGACTTGCTCTTGTGATCATGTTGGCCAGTCTCAAAACTGCACCCACTACCGCTCCCCTTCCACTTCAGTAGCAGATGCTGAGTCTCTGGATGGGGCATCAACCCTGTCACGCTGCGGAAGCCATTGTTCCCTCCAGTCTCCGTGTCCCACTGGTGGTGATTGGACTCCCATCAACCAGGAACCAAGTCCTGTTTCCGTGGTTTCTTCTGCTTGCTCCTCCCCTTGTAACTTTGAGTTGGTGTACTCGGAGGATGTCACTTTGTCTTCCTCGCAGAGTCGAACTAGATCATCCAGCACATCCTCCTCCTCATGCCGCAGCATCTCCCTGCGGAAGTCCAAGCGTCCGCCTCCGCCACCTTTACGGTTTGACTCTCTCCGACGCCGAGTAAGCCGCAGCAAGTCATGTCGTACGCCATCCAGCCCCGGTGTGGATCGCAGTCCTTGCTCGTCAACCCAGACCTTGCACGATCCTTGGGTACCTCGGAACCATAGCAAACAACGCCAGAGTGGGATCGACTGTGGCACAGTCACGACTTTCGAACCTTTTGAACAGGCAGGTTCATCCAACAACCTCCCTTCAACTCCTGGCTACACTCTTGGCCTCCTCCATGGTTCTCCAGTCTCAAAAGAGGAGGGACAACTTCAGTGTCTCGCTTCCCCCTCCAGTGGTTACTCCAGCCAGTCCAATCCCTCGCCAACAAGAACTCCCCCAGGAGCCTTCTCTCTTTCCCAAAGCTCCCCTTTCTTCTACCCTTGTGCAACCTCCCTCCCACTGTCTCCCAAGAAGTCGAAACCCCACCCTCCAGAGAGGAGGtcctctctcctctcctccatatcctcctccttttcctccACCTCTTCCTTGTcatcctgctcctcctccaaCTCCTCTGCCCAGCATTCTCACCCCCCTGCCCACTTGCTTccaactcctcctcctccacctcctctgCCACCTTCTCCTCATCACCCACCTCCTCTCCAATATTTATCTCTTCACCCCACACCTCTGTCACCTTCTCTTCCGCCTCCCCCACCTCTGCCACTTTCTCTTCATCCTTGTCCACATCTCCAACTGTCATCTCCTCCTCTTACTCCTCTCAAACCGTCATCTCTTCATCCCACTCCACTGCCACCTTCTACTCTTCGTCCTCACCCTTCTCATTTCACACCTTTATGTCTTACCCCTCCACCTGCTCTCCCACCATCATCTCTTCCTCTTCAGGCGGCTCATCTCCAACCATGTTCTCTTACTCCTTCCTCTCCTCTCCAACGGTCTTCTCTTCATCCCAGTCCTCTTCCACcttcttctcttcctcctcctcctcccctcccACCATCAGATCTTTCTCTTCATCTCACTCCTACCAAATCATCATCCCTACCTCCCACTCCTCGGCCAGCTTCCTCTCTTCCTCCTCACCCCTCTCATTTCCCATCTTCTCTTTATCCTCGAAGTCCCCTCCCATCATCTCTTCCTCTTGAGACCTCTCATCTACCACTatcttctcttcctcctcccacTCCTCTCCAACCGCCAACTCTTCATCTCAGTCCTCTGCCATCTTCTTCTCTTCCACCTCCAACCACTCCTCTGTTAGCATCATATCCTCCTGCtccacctcctcttcctccttgccTACCACCATCATCAACCCCAACACCCCTCCCACCTCCTTTAGCCTCTcgaccccctcctcctccatacTCCCATGCAATCAAGCAGTCCTCCCATCATGCTGTACTGTTTTCGACATCTCCCGGTGTCACCCACCAACCCGCCAGATTACACCTGCCACCAGGCCTTGGCACCCCCCCAAATTACAGTGTAAAAGGTTCAAACCTATTTACCTGCCCTCTAGTGACTGCACAGGCTTTGCGGAGCGTCAAGCTTCGCTCCATTACAAACAAGGAAGTCCAATGCCCAAAGAACCTGATGGCCGATGCCAAGTTTTCTGACACTCCTCAGCTAGATGATACTCTGAGTCTTGATACCCCTGCCCATGCTAATTCAAATCAACAACAACCTGTAATATTGCCTAGCCATTTGGTAGTGTCCAATGATAAGTCTCATATCCACACTGTGACCCAAGATGATCATCTTATAAATGGCCAAATACATCCGGGGGATTCTCACATGTATGCCAGAGATTCACGTGAGGTTGGGAGCTTGAGGAAGAAGCCCGTCCTTCCAAAGAAGCCCAATCTTAGTATTCTGGGGGTGATCGCATCTTCAGAGGCCAGACAAAAGCCAAAAGGAGAGAACTGCAGGGCGTTAATTTCATCTAGCCTTGTAAAGCCACAGTCCATCCCCGAGACCACAGGATGTGTAGTGGGACCCACAGGTAACATCTTGCACAGTGACACCTCATCAAGCAACAAGGGCTGTCATTCCTCGAGCAAGGTTGATGTTTTGTCGTCCTTCGATGGGACCGCTCCTGGACCATGGTGCACTTTAGAGACTTTAACACGTAGCACTTTAGCAGCGCAAATTGTTGCCGGAACATCACTCCAGCAAGAAGTGGAAAGACAATGTCACAGAAGGATGATGAGGTCACTGGGTGAGGATGAGGAAGAAGACGAGGAGCAGAGAAAGACAACCATGATGTTTGCCACCACCAAACATAACAAATCAAGGAAGAAGAGAAGAGCAGTAGGAAGACACCTGCTTATGATGTCATCAAGTAGGGTgtcttcatcctcttcatcatcgtcatcttcatcctcagACGAAGAGGCTGAGTCAGAGACAAGGCAGAGTAGTTTGCGTGATCTGATTGGTCCAAGAAAATGCTCCCTGAGCAGCGTGCTGTCCAGTGACAACCTGCAAGGAGCAGTTTCACTGAGTGACCTCCTCATTGAAGAGCCacaggatgaagaggaggagtttGAGGCCAGAAAGATGGATGCTGGTTGGCGTTCTGATGGTACGGCGGTTCCCGTAGTCATTTTTTGACGCAAACTGATGTCACTAAGCAGCTTCTCTTGTGAATGTGCAGCTGGCTTCTTTACAGGTGGATCGCCGGGACCACGAACAACTGAGGACCTCTTCAGCGTCATCCACAGGTACACactacacacgcacatgcaacaCACGATATGTCCATCAGGTTGACTCATGTGCTTGTTTCCTCCCGCATTAAGCAGTGCATTATGGGAAGGAACGGCTTGATGTGCAGTAAGTGAAGGCAATCAAGTGATAGCCTTAGAAtaggggttctcaaactttttaggTCTGtagtatgtttgttttattggttTATTGATCCCTCTATCCTCCTgaccaccaggaaaaaaaattattgtccaatcatgtttattttgatattcctcaATATTTGTGAAGTAaatggaatactgcaaaagaattttttgaaaaacaaaaagtttttatttttaagatatgatgtgtccactacagaggacattttttaaaacttaaatgttaggctcaaatacagttaaaataattcaaacaatactctaatgtgttcttaagagtcttatagaaaacatgctgacaacatttaaagcctaaatttgttcaataaaacaaaacaaaaaaggtgcttgcactgagggaagccattttcttttataatgcaatcaaaggtagcaagccccacccctacacatttagtatcattggaaagctctgagtgtcctctatagagcacaaaatgagttaattcaatcataagcactgggtgggagatattcaggtttaaaaaggtctaCTAAGAGgaaaaatttgaattgctggtcgtCAGGAAGATAAGTCAGTATACacttttaaaagggaagtcaaccttaaacttttctttacaataatgtgttatGTAATATGAGGCAAtaaccagccatttttatccatatcagggggcggccattttgccacttgctgtcgactgaagatgaaatcaaagttgctcaggtctcaggcaaccaccaatcacagctcacctgttttctgaagctgagctgtgattggttgttgaccagctatgatgtcatcttcagtcgacagcaagtggcaaaatgccgCGTTcaaatattgataaaaacttttattttgctgcttaactcgtattccactaacacaattttaaaccgaataccgtatttagactagtggggctgcatagagcatattattgttaagaaatgttaGGGGGgattgacttctcctttaaaaaaattatacaacATAATttgttgcaaattattttgcacCCATTTTACATCTTATGAAGATCCCCGGACCccaatttgagaaccactgccttAGACGTCAACTTTTTTGCCAACATTCTTCTAGTCAGCTTCCTTCCCTCCTCTCCTCCTACTGTAACAAACGAATGTAAGCACACCATCCAAAAGAAGTGAAAATGTCTTATCTGTCCGTCTATCTCAGATCAAAGCGGAAAATGTTGGGACGAAGAGATTCTTCCAGCCTGACCTCAGCCGACCACCGACCTCGACCAACGCCACAAACCTTTGTAACGCTCAAAGGTAAAAGATCGTCGAAAAGCGAGCGCTTCAAGACACTACTGCTGAGAAAGGGGAGCCGCTTGCAGTCATCTTCCCGTATATCGGCCGTTGAGCGCCTTCGCGTAGCTGCTGCTCCTGTCCATGCCACATACCTGTGTGCGGTAAACACTCACCTGACTCTTGATGTGGCACAAACATGTCCAAACATGGCGATGAGGCAAAGAGGGTCACACTTGCCACTCTTCTCCTTGCCGGTGTTTGTTCGTTCCTCCCTTGCCATGCGGCGTTGCCCGCACGTCGCTCCCTGGTCAGCAAGTCGGCGGTTGACTGCTCGCCATCGTCACTTTGCTGGCCCCATGACTGCAATCTATGAGAGGGAAGGAGAAGAGGAGTAAGATGTACACTACTCACAAGGAGTTTGGTACATTTGGTTTTTGAATGAAATTATAGGATGAGCATATATCATCTAGCAACTGgtactaattaaaacaaaaaaagacctgtTGTGTGCTCTATGTTGCAGAACAACAAACTGTGAAAACAATTATTGGAACATTGAAAGATCAAATTAAATTCACCCATACAGTTTATAATGCATTTTATGTTCATCCTGAAGTTTCACCCGAAAACCAAAAATTCCTTATCCCTAAAGTCTCAGAAGACTGATCATGTTCCATCATTGTTTTACTTATCTTTGTTAAATCCACATGGGATGGGACATGGAATTAGTCGTGTttgagcatcatcatcatcattttctcAAACATGGTTTAGTAAATGCTGCTGCAGTGTAACGTACAGCAATATAAATATGTCATATGTCATGTCATACTATTTTAGATTCATTGTGTGTAAACAACTCGCCTGGGTTTATCATCTGTACTGTAGTCCAGTTGCACCAACTGAACAAGGGTGAAGAATCCTGTGACCATTTTAGCAGCAATAAATCTGGGTTTTGTattaaaaagcaataaatgagaTGAATATGATGGAACAAATCATGCAAAGTGGTAAAAAATGAAGAAGTTAtgtcaaaataatttttaaaaagtgctaAATAAAAGATTTTCAATCATAACGTTCAATTTCTTTCACAAGTTGCATGACAACCACATCAATCAACTAAACagattgaagcctcttttttgcATTGATCTTtcactatctgccaaactgcaACTTACTGTGGTTTGAGTCTGCTGCCCCCATGCAGTGCTTATGTTTCAAATTTGAGCTTGTCAATATGTACACATGTGGCAATGATCAGGAGTTAGTTTTGCAGTGAGTAGATGTGTGGGTGTGGAACACTGCAAAACATAAAGTAcctaacaaaacatttaaaccaAGAACCAAGCATGTGGAGTGCATGCGTTACTCAAAGCTACAGGGAAGGAAGAGAGATGAGAGGAGGGGAGAATTAAATGTCTTTCAATCAAATACaagtcagttgtatttaactttttaggacatttgcatttaatctctaagaactgtttgttttcagcatttattcaagtgcatttttcatttaatttatgtACAATACTTTAAAACTGAATCAATTCTAAAGTGCCCCCCCCCTAAGTATTCAAGGTCAGACTGCATCATAATGTTAGTGGGgggttttttatttcttttttagggTGGTAAATGCGTAAAAAAAGCTTGAGGGACCATTCAAcagcacaaaaatataagtatacaaaatgaccccccTAGGGGATTTCAGAGGCCATTACAAcagaattttagtttcatgctGACACTGATTTGTTTCCTTTTCAGCAGTAGGCCTACTATAAGAAAAGGGGAACTATATTTTGTGCAGAAAATAGTTTCTCCCGTTGTGCCGAgttataaaaatatgaataggtAGTAAAAGATCATTTTTACTGCTGTACactgcatttgtttttaaacgtttcATGAACTAATGagtgcatttttaaaatcaattaacaTTGAAAAGTGGAACAATTCTCTTCAaaattgccttttctttttttaatatcagttCTTGTCATTAGCATGAATTTTGAAGCATTCAAATTCTAGTTTGTTGACACAAAGCACAAGTtgtaaaaaatgacatttttatataGTTATTTCCacttattaaattaaaatgtaattttactcCATAGTCAGCAGAGGTTTTCTCCACTTTTCATATTCAAACATACTCATTCATTGTTCCATTAAACGCTCTTTCCGGAAACTAAGAAAGCACTGAAATTTCTCTTTTGTTCAAAATTTTATTGATGATGacatctggcaaaaaaaaaaagtacataaaaaggttttcaagttattttattttttacataagaAAACAATCTGATAGATGGGCGGAGCTGGTGcggcgctgtgattggtccgtaTAGGTTGTATTGCACGTCGGCCGAACAGGTGCAGGTGAGGGAGCGGCGCCCTCACCCAAACGTTGAAAGGtgatttcttcatttttttccctcctcattCGACTTTGTCCCGTTGCGGAGACAAtttcttttcaaaattttcCCGCTCCGTTCGTCGTGTCGTGTTCGCCCGTGCAGCTTGAACTCTCGTCTCTTCCTCCTCCTAAAGAGGAGGGCTTGGAGgaggagagaggggggggggctcgTCGAGAAGTGGTCCGTCCGTCTCACTCGACTTCATTTGAGAgtgaagatgaggatgaggagggacTAACAGCTTCAGTGCGTGTGTGGAT is a genomic window of Festucalex cinctus isolate MCC-2025b chromosome 2, RoL_Fcin_1.0, whole genome shotgun sequence containing:
- the LOC144014410 gene encoding uncharacterized protein LOC144014410 isoform X5, which produces MKIHHESDVLFFFKYVLVFHLMEMATLVQDPKKDRPRVTRELKMEQHVLRDGAVNGVASQCWNSGPDEEQDQLLPRRIIPLQPKTEGSLRRRLLTAKIHQHHEAIWGRNAGVAGWPPSGDKKPLPPHLQYPNPWYVQNCSPQARIHTGVPSELHVKPLLAEVHGKHPVQSHQVPRPALTQWRRTSSCPPTPEPRPGYAPPDPSPVRVPSTFKEQEVPLQCSYRASKRRKRKFFSFKKQQLKEATPLLHQAKEDDRWSIHYTTQKPQQGLFFIRAKKQHASAEDLQAYSSVTQHGDSKPTTSLLCTPSPTSFTSPGLCQSEGRVHRRWRDKSRKSSASSDEEETVILNDTRPLTPLVLNPIDLTTCWDVFACETELGVKAEAIPRLPTPEEKMRQQADAVTAEIVTINVTGQSFDRQASFRKVACNTDSSSRHHRNLSRRMTHVTENPVDVINKQDSPADQCSRASPLVQQEEEEFVIKKRESLARKIRAPRGEGIASLMMSLTSPRVDSLSCSSDFRSLPRMATSSSLDSDASWNSVSYRTLSASSSCSQDFPSDLQPLLPCHLSARVIPQCSSPSHLSNPPSPRKWGPTCSCDHVGQSQNCTHYRSPSTSVADAESLDGASTLSRCGSHCSLQSPCPTGGDWTPINQEPSPVSVVSSACSSPCNFELVYSEDVTLSSSQSRTRSSSTSSSSCRSISLRKSKRPPPPPLRFDSLRRRVSRSKSCRTPSSPGVDRSPCSSTQTLHDPWVPRNHSKQRQSGIDCGTVTTFEPFEQAGSSNNLPSTPGYTLGLLHGSPVSKEEGQLQCLASPSSGYSSQSNPSPTRTPPGAFSLSQSSPFFYPCATSLPLSPKKSKPHPPERRSSLLSSISSSFSSTSSLSSCSSSNSSAQHSHPPAHLLPTPPPPPPLPPSPHHPPPLQYLSLHPTPLSPSLPPPPPLPLSLHPCPHLQLSSPPLTPLKPSSLHPTPLPPSTLRPHPSHFTPLCLTPPPALPPSSLPLQAAHLQPCSLTPSSPLQRSSLHPSPLPPSSLPPPPPLPPSDLSLHLTPTKSSSLPPTPRPASSLPPHPSHFPSSLYPRSPLPSSLPLETSHLPLSSLPPPTPLQPPTLHLSPLPSSSLPPPTTPLLASYPPAPPPLPPCLPPSSTPTPLPPPLASRPPPPPYSHAIKQSSHHAVLFSTSPGVTHQPARLHLPPGLGTPPNYSVKGSNLFTCPLVTAQALRSVKLRSITNKEVQCPKNLMADAKFSDTPQLDDTLSLDTPAHANSNQQQPVILPSHLVVSNDKSHIHTVTQDDHLINGQIHPGDSHMYARDSREVGSLRKKPVLPKKPNLSILGVIASSEARQKPKGENCRALISSSLVKPQSIPETTGCVVGPTGNILHSDTSSSNKGCHSSSKVDVLSSFDGTAPGPWCTLETLTRSTLAAQIVAGTSLQQEVERQCHRRMMRSLGEDEEEDEEQRKTTMMFATTKHNKSRKKRRAVGRHLLMMSSSRVSSSSSSSSSSSSDEEAESETRQSSLRDLIGPRKCSLSSVLSSDNLQGAVSLSDLLIEEPQDEEEEFEARKMDAGWRSDAGFFTGGSPGPRTTEDLFSVIHRSKRKMLGRRDSSSLTSADHRPRPTPQTFVTLKGKRSSKSERFKTLLLRKGSRLQSSSRISAVERLRVAAAPVHATYLCAVNTHLTLDVAQTCPNMAMRQRGSHLPLFSLPVFVRSSLAMRRCPHVAPWSASRRLTARHRHFAGPMTAIYEREGEEE